In the Paralichthys olivaceus isolate ysfri-2021 chromosome 15, ASM2471397v2, whole genome shotgun sequence genome, one interval contains:
- the fgfr4 gene encoding fibroblast growth factor receptor 4: MERVCTFCVLLLCVMDKVSTRTIDERRTKVLRISRPLIVPGYPENTTAVVGGQAKLVCKVHRPTSTKVQWLKTDVSAPGRNQGGPPHVRALTALQSNASKVYTLHLFNITVEDAGEYVCMAESIHAGETVQAMQSAWLDVLPGTIIPRTEDLAAAEIPQDVLEELSEDTTEHLLLEPGNVLKLHCDMSSRPGMAVNWYKEGVRVLSTPRIQIRGIIMEITDVTYEDSGVYVCVLRGTKEPVRNFTITVTDSLGSGDDDEDNGLEDSSAEIENDQVYFSRGPYWTHTQRMEKKLYAVPAGNTVKFRCPAMGSPMPNIRWLKNGREFRGEHRIGGIKLRHQHWSLVMESVVPSDRGNYTCVVENKYGSISHSYILDVLERSPHRPILQAGLPANTTVVVGSDVQFHCKVYSDAQPHIQWLKHIERNGSRYGVDGTPYVQVLKTGSLNMSEVEVLYLSKVTMEDAGEYTCLAGNSIGFAHQSAWLTVLSEEEAADALDIIETKYTDIIIYACGFLALIMAIVIVVLCRMQVHPRREPFDALPVQKLSKFPLRRQYSVESNSSGKSSASLMRVARLSSSCSPMLAGVMEFELPYDPDWEFPRENLTLGKPLGEGCFGQVVRAEAYGINKDCTDQATTVAVKMLKDDATDKDLADLISEMELMKVMDKHKNIINLLGVCTQDGPLYVLVEYASKGSLREYLRARRPPGMDYTFDVTKVPEEQLTFKDLLSCAYQVARGMEYLASKRCIHRDLAARNVLVTEDNVMKIADFGLARGVHQIDYYKKTTNGRLPVKWMAPEALFDRVYTHQSDVWSFGVLMWEIFTLGGSPYPGIPVEELFKLLKEGHRMDKPSNCTHELYMMMRECWHAVPTQRPTFKQLVEELDKVLLSISDEYLDLSTPFEQYSPSCEDTSSSCSSDNDSVFTHDALSTDPCLLGYQDVRSRIDMKTALR, encoded by the exons GCCCTGCAGAGCAATGCATCCAAGGTGTACACCCTGCATCTGTTCAACATCACTGTGGAGGATGCAGGAGAGTACGTCTGCATGGCTGAGAGCATCCATGCAGGAGAGACAGTACAGGCCATGCAGTCGGCGTGGCTGGACGTCCTGCCTG GCACCATCATTCCCCGAACGGAGGACCTCGCTGCTGCTGAAATCCCCCAAG ATGTTCTCGAGGAGCTGAGCGAGGACACCACAGAGCATCTTCTTTTGGAGCCGGGAAACGTGTTGAAGCTGCACTGTGACATGAGCAGCCGGCCTGGCATGGCAGTTAACTGGTACAAGGAGGGAGTCCGTGTTCTGTCTACACCCCGGATCCAGATCCGCGGCATCATCATGGAGATAACCGATGTAACATACGAGGATTCAggagtttatgtttgtgttctcCGTGGAACCAAAGAGCCAGTGAGAAACTTCACCATCActgttacag ACTCATTGGGGTCAGGAGACGACGACGAGGACAACGGCTTGGAGGACTCATCAGCTGAGATCGAAAATGATCAGGTTTACTTTTCCAGAG GTCCTTATTGGACCCACACCCAGCGTATGGAGAAGAAGCTGTACGCCGTTCCCGCAGGCAACACAGTGAAGTTCCGTTGCCCAGCCATGGGAAGTCCCATGCCAAACATTCGCTGGCTAAAAAATGGACGTGAATTCAGAGGAGAGCATCGCATTGGGGGCATTAAG CTGAGACACCAGCACTGGAGCCTGGTGATGGAGAGCGTTGTTCCTTCAGACAGAGGAAACTACACCTGTGTGGTGGAGAACAAATACGGCTCCATCTCTCACAGCTACATCCTCGATGTCCTGG AGCGCTCCCCCCACAGGCCCATCCTGCAGGCTGGTCTCCCAGCCAACACTACGGTAGTGGTGGGCAGTGACGTCCAGTTCCACTGCAAGGTCTACAGTGACGCCCAACCTCATATCCAGTGGCTCAAACACATTGAAAGAAATGGCAGCCGCTATGGTGTGGACGGGACCCCTTATGTTCAAGTTCTCAAG ACTGGCAGTCTGAACATGTCAGAAGTGGAGGTCCTCTACCTGTCCAAAGTTACCATGGAGGATGCAGGAGAGTACACCTGTCTGGCTGGAAATTCAATTGGTTTCGCCCATCAGTCTGCTTGGCTGACCGTCCTCTCAG aggaggaagcagctgatGCCTTGGACATCATTGAGACCAAGTACACCGACATCATCATCTACGCCTGTGGTTTCCTGGCTCTGATCATGGCCATCGTCATTGTGGTGTTGTGTCGAATGCAGGTCCACCCCAGAAGGGAGCCTTTTGATGCTCTTCCTGTCCAGAAGCTCTCCAAGTTCCCTCTTCGCAGACAG TATTCTGTTGAGTCCAACTCGTCAGGGAAGTCCAGTGCGTCTCTGATGAGAGTGGCTCGCCTTTCGTCTAGCTGCTCTCCCATGTTGGCTGGAGTAATGGAGTTTGAGTTGCCTTACGACCCAGACTGGGAATTCCCCAGAGAGAA TTTAACGTTGGGCAAACCTCTAGGAGAAGGCTGCTTTGGTCAGGTGGTCAGGGCTGAGGCGTATGGTATCAACAAGGACTGCACAGACCAGGCCACCACTGTGGCAGTTAAGATGCTCAAAG ATGATGCTACAGACAAAGATCTGGCAGATCTCATCTCGGAGATGGAGCTGATGAAGGTGATGGACAAACACAAGAACATCATCAACCTGTTGGGAGTCTGTACACAGGATG GCCCTCTGTACGTGCTGGTGGAGTATGCCTCCAAAGGTAGTCTGAGGGAGTACCTGCGGGCCCGGCGACCTCCAGGCATGGACTACACCTTTGATGTGACCAAAGTGCCTGAGGAGCAGCTCACCTTCAAAGACCTTCTGTCGTGTGCCTACCAGGTGGCCAGAGGGATGGAGTACCTGGCCTCTAAAAGG TGCATCCACAGAGATCTGGCAGCCAGAAACGTTCTGGTGACAGAGGACAACGTGATGAAGATTGCTGACTTTGGCCTGGCCAGAGGAGTCCACCAGATCGACTACTACAAGAAAACCACCAAT GGACGGCTGCCGGTGAAGTGGATGGCACCAGAGGCCTTGTTTGACAGAGTCTACACACACCAGAGCGACGT GTGGTCGTTTGGTGTCCTGATGTGGGAGATCTTCACGTTGGGTGGCTCGCCGTACCCCGGCATCCCTGTCGAGGAGCTCTTCAAGCTGCTGAAAGAAGGACATCGAATGGACAAACCCTCCAACTGCACACACGAACT ctaCATGATGATGCGTGAGTGCTGGCATGCTGTTCCCACCCAGAGGCCGACCTTCAAAcagctggtggaggagctggacaaAGTGCTGCTGTCCATCTCTGACGAG TACTTGGACCTGTCGACACCCTTCGAGCAGTACTCGCCATCATGTGAGGACACATCtagctcctgctcctctgacaaCGACTCCGTTTTTACCCATGATGCCTTGTCCACTGACCCCTGTCTCCTGGGCTACCAGGATGTGCGTTCCCGGATAGATATGAAGACAGCACTCCGATAG